Proteins encoded by one window of Martelella endophytica:
- the mraY gene encoding phospho-N-acetylmuramoyl-pentapeptide-transferase — protein MLIWLVEFSDRFQFFNLFRYITFRSGAAVFTSALIVFLFGPAIISALKIRQGKGQPIRADGPQTHFKKAGTPTMGGLMILAGIVGSALLWADLSNAYVVATLLVTLGFGAIGFYDDYLKVTKQSDKGFSGRRRLFFEFIIAGGAVAFMMYAANLATIDGATLSSALTFPFFKDFVLDLGWFFIPFGAFVIVAAGNSVNLTDGLDGLATVPVIIAASSFAVIAYVVGNSVFATYLQINYVPGTGELVVLLSAVIGACMGFLWFNAPPAAIFMGDTGSLALGGLIGSVAVATKHEIVMAIICGLFVLEALSVIVQVAVYKRTKRRVFLMAPIHHHFEKLGWTESQVVIRFWIISFGLALIGLSTLKLR, from the coding sequence ATGCTGATTTGGCTTGTGGAGTTTTCCGACAGGTTCCAGTTCTTCAATCTGTTCCGCTACATCACCTTCCGCTCCGGCGCGGCGGTCTTTACGTCTGCGCTGATCGTCTTCCTGTTCGGTCCGGCGATCATTTCGGCGCTCAAGATCCGGCAGGGCAAGGGCCAGCCGATCCGCGCCGACGGGCCGCAGACTCACTTCAAGAAAGCCGGTACGCCCACCATGGGCGGGCTGATGATCCTCGCCGGCATCGTCGGCTCGGCGCTGCTGTGGGCGGACCTTTCCAACGCCTACGTGGTGGCGACGCTGCTGGTGACCCTCGGTTTCGGCGCGATCGGCTTTTATGATGACTACCTGAAGGTCACGAAACAGTCCGACAAGGGCTTTTCCGGCCGCCGGCGGCTGTTTTTCGAATTCATCATTGCCGGTGGCGCGGTCGCCTTCATGATGTATGCGGCAAACCTCGCCACCATTGACGGCGCCACGCTCAGCTCGGCCCTGACCTTTCCCTTCTTCAAGGATTTTGTCCTCGACCTCGGCTGGTTTTTCATCCCCTTCGGCGCCTTCGTCATCGTTGCCGCGGGCAACTCGGTGAACCTGACGGATGGGCTTGATGGTCTCGCCACTGTGCCGGTGATCATCGCCGCCTCCTCGTTTGCGGTGATTGCCTACGTCGTCGGCAACTCGGTCTTCGCCACCTATCTGCAGATCAATTACGTGCCTGGCACCGGCGAACTCGTCGTGCTGCTTTCCGCCGTCATCGGTGCCTGCATGGGCTTTCTCTGGTTCAACGCGCCGCCGGCCGCAATCTTCATGGGCGATACCGGTTCGCTGGCGCTCGGCGGGCTGATCGGCTCGGTCGCTGTTGCCACCAAGCACGAGATCGTCATGGCGATCATCTGCGGCCTTTTCGTGCTCGAGGCGCTCTCGGTGATCGTCCAGGTCGCCGTCTACAAGCGCACCAAGCGGCGCGTCTTCCTGATGGCGCCGATCCACCACCATTTCGAAAAGCTCGGCTGGACCGAAAGCCAGGTCGTGATCCGCTTCTGGATCATCTCCTTCGGCCTTGCCCTCATCGGCCTTTCGACCCTGAAACTGAGATAG
- a CDS encoding UDP-N-acetylmuramoyl-tripeptide--D-alanyl-D-alanine ligase, producing the protein MSLLWTSADMVEAMEGRPVGELPEGVSGISIDSRTVVPGEAFFAIKGDRVDGHSFAGLAAANGASLLVVSEAKLPALGRLTCPMIVVDDVLEAMVMLAAASRTRSEARIVAVTGSVGKTSTKEMIAAGLATSGKVHAAVASFNNHWGVPLTLARMPADAEFGVFEIGMNHAGEIRPLTELVRPHVAVITTIAPAHMGNFASLREIAAAKAEIFEGLEPAGFAVLNRDIDEYEALAHIARRFGAEIVSFGEHSKADFKLLDYRTVGDRGHIQALLAADEPVTFEIGLPGQHMAENALAALAAIAYAGGSVEAAIPALTAAGQLKGRGRRHRLKIGGGSFTLIDESYNANPASMRAALELLGASAGDGRKVAVLGDMLELGSFARDAHEGLAVPLVSAGVTDVWLAGEEMVALKEALPESIVVEYRPNADELADFAAGAVAAGDTVMVKSSLGIGFGAIVKKLLDTYPAEG; encoded by the coding sequence GTGAGTTTGCTATGGACATCAGCCGATATGGTCGAGGCCATGGAAGGGCGTCCGGTGGGCGAACTGCCGGAAGGTGTCAGCGGAATTTCCATCGATAGCCGTACCGTGGTGCCGGGCGAGGCCTTTTTCGCCATCAAGGGTGACCGCGTCGACGGCCATTCCTTCGCGGGTCTTGCCGCCGCCAACGGCGCGTCGCTGCTGGTGGTCTCCGAGGCGAAGCTGCCGGCGCTCGGCCGCCTGACCTGCCCGATGATCGTCGTCGACGACGTTCTCGAGGCGATGGTGATGCTGGCCGCTGCCTCGCGCACACGGTCGGAGGCGCGCATCGTCGCCGTCACCGGCTCGGTCGGCAAGACCAGCACCAAGGAGATGATTGCGGCAGGGCTCGCCACCTCCGGCAAGGTCCACGCCGCCGTCGCCTCGTTCAACAATCACTGGGGCGTGCCGTTGACGCTGGCGCGTATGCCGGCGGATGCAGAGTTCGGCGTGTTCGAGATCGGCATGAACCATGCCGGCGAGATCCGCCCGCTGACGGAGCTCGTCCGGCCGCATGTCGCCGTGATCACGACGATCGCGCCCGCACATATGGGCAACTTCGCAAGTCTCAGGGAAATCGCTGCTGCGAAGGCGGAAATCTTCGAGGGGCTGGAGCCGGCCGGCTTTGCCGTGCTCAACCGCGATATCGACGAATACGAGGCGCTCGCCCATATCGCTCGCCGCTTTGGCGCGGAGATCGTCTCGTTCGGCGAGCATTCGAAGGCCGACTTCAAGCTGCTCGATTACCGCACCGTCGGCGATCGCGGTCATATCCAGGCGCTGCTTGCCGCCGATGAGCCGGTGACCTTCGAGATCGGGCTGCCGGGCCAGCACATGGCCGAAAACGCGCTCGCGGCGTTGGCGGCGATCGCTTATGCCGGCGGCAGCGTCGAGGCGGCCATTCCCGCGCTTACAGCCGCCGGTCAGCTCAAGGGCAGGGGCCGTCGACACCGCCTCAAGATCGGCGGTGGCAGCTTCACCCTGATCGATGAAAGCTATAATGCCAATCCGGCCTCGATGCGGGCAGCCCTGGAGCTGCTCGGCGCCTCCGCCGGTGACGGGCGCAAGGTGGCGGTTCTCGGCGACATGCTGGAACTCGGCAGCTTTGCCCGGGACGCGCATGAGGGGCTCGCCGTGCCGCTGGTCTCGGCCGGCGTCACCGATGTCTGGCTCGCCGGCGAGGAGATGGTGGCACTGAAGGAGGCGCTGCCGGAGAGCATAGTTGTGGAATATCGGCCGAATGCGGACGAACTCGCGGATTTCGCCGCCGGTGCGGTCGCCGCGGGCGATACGGTAATGGTAAAATCGTCACTGGGCATCGGATTCGGCGCAATCGTCAAGAAACTGCTCGATACCTATCCCGCCGAGGGGTAA
- the murG gene encoding undecaprenyldiphospho-muramoylpentapeptide beta-N-acetylglucosaminyltransferase, producing the protein MDSKVFFLAAGGTGGHVFPAEALAHELIRRGHRVHLVTDSRAERFAGTFPAEKIHVVPSATIGSKNPIAIIRAGITLFRGSRVARNLFGEYRPAVVIGFGGYPTVPPIYAASSVGIPTMLHEQNAVMGRANKMLAPRVNAIAGGFLTRDDPHYAGKIFETGNPVRPAVFEAAGSAYPVRGVEDPFNLLVFGGSQGAHFFAEAIPDALEALPAEMRARFRITQQARPEDVDEVTARFAELGVPAEISPFFGDMARRIGAAHLVICRSGASTVSELSVIGRPAVYVPYPHALDHDQAANAALVSRNGGAEVVRQSELTTERLAAILKDGVENPEKLATAAGAARAAGRPDATEKLADMAEALAAGKTIEGTD; encoded by the coding sequence ATGGACAGCAAAGTGTTCTTTCTTGCCGCCGGCGGTACCGGCGGCCATGTGTTTCCCGCCGAAGCGCTGGCGCATGAACTTATTCGCCGCGGCCACCGCGTTCATCTCGTTACCGACAGTCGCGCCGAGCGCTTCGCAGGGACGTTTCCTGCCGAGAAGATCCATGTCGTGCCCTCGGCGACGATCGGTTCGAAGAACCCGATTGCGATCATCCGCGCCGGCATCACGCTCTTCCGCGGATCGCGCGTTGCCCGCAACCTGTTCGGTGAATACCGCCCGGCCGTGGTCATCGGTTTCGGCGGCTATCCGACCGTACCTCCGATCTACGCCGCGTCCAGTGTTGGCATACCGACCATGCTGCATGAGCAGAATGCGGTGATGGGCCGCGCCAACAAGATGCTTGCCCCGCGCGTCAACGCCATTGCGGGCGGCTTCCTGACGCGCGATGACCCGCACTATGCCGGCAAGATCTTCGAGACCGGAAATCCGGTTCGGCCGGCCGTTTTCGAAGCGGCTGGCTCGGCCTATCCGGTGCGTGGTGTCGAGGACCCGTTCAACCTGCTGGTTTTCGGCGGCAGCCAGGGGGCGCATTTCTTCGCCGAAGCCATCCCTGATGCACTCGAGGCCCTGCCGGCCGAGATGCGGGCGCGTTTCCGCATAACCCAGCAGGCGCGGCCGGAGGATGTCGATGAAGTGACAGCCCGCTTTGCCGAACTCGGCGTGCCGGCGGAAATCTCGCCGTTCTTTGGCGACATGGCGCGGCGCATCGGCGCGGCGCATCTGGTGATCTGCCGCTCTGGTGCTTCGACCGTTTCCGAGCTTTCAGTCATCGGCCGCCCCGCCGTCTACGTGCCCTATCCGCACGCACTCGACCACGATCAGGCGGCGAATGCCGCGCTGGTTTCCAGGAATGGTGGCGCCGAGGTCGTGCGCCAGTCGGAGCTGACGACGGAGCGGCTCGCTGCCATCCTGAAGGACGGCGTCGAAAATCCCGAGAAACTTGCAACAGCCGCAGGCGCAGCGCGCGCCGCCGGCAGGCCGGATGCGACCGAGAAGCTCGCCGACATGGCGGAAGCGCTCGCCGCCGGCAAGACGATTGAAGGAACAGACTGA
- the ftsW gene encoding putative lipid II flippase FtsW, with translation MVSRVERGPIADWFWTIDRWLLAAFITLMGIGFMLSFAASPAVAERLGYDSFFFVRRHALFIAPALAVMISLSFCSPKMIRRIAIVMLIGALLAMVAALFIGTSNNGSRRWIVILGQSVQPSEFLKPAFAVVCAWLFAEHQRYPEIPGNLFASMIFIVSAVLLIAQPDFGQTVLLSIIWGGIFFMAGMSWIWIVGLGGASVAGVLAAYTWLPHVTSRIDRFLTGEGDNMQVELAAKAIQRGGLFGQGPGEGIVKRRLPDSHTDFVFSVAAEEFGILFCLFIVAIFAFIVLRGLMHAYRERDDFTRYAVAGLVLQFGMQSIINIGVALQLMPAKGMTLPLISAGGSSMVATCVGAGFILALTRHRPEKRARQDHYYEPGKPRGVAAE, from the coding sequence ATGGTCAGTCGCGTAGAAAGAGGCCCGATCGCAGACTGGTTCTGGACCATCGACCGATGGCTGCTTGCCGCCTTCATCACGCTGATGGGCATCGGCTTCATGCTCTCTTTCGCGGCCTCGCCGGCGGTTGCCGAACGGCTCGGTTATGACAGTTTCTTCTTCGTGCGCCGCCATGCGTTGTTCATCGCGCCGGCGCTCGCGGTGATGATCTCGCTTTCCTTCTGCTCGCCGAAGATGATCCGCCGGATCGCGATCGTCATGCTGATCGGCGCGCTTCTGGCGATGGTGGCGGCGCTGTTCATCGGCACATCGAATAACGGCTCGCGGCGCTGGATCGTGATCCTCGGACAGTCGGTGCAGCCATCCGAGTTCCTGAAACCGGCCTTCGCCGTCGTGTGCGCCTGGCTCTTCGCCGAGCACCAGCGCTATCCGGAAATCCCCGGCAATCTCTTTGCCAGCATGATTTTCATCGTGTCCGCGGTGCTGCTCATCGCCCAGCCGGACTTTGGCCAGACGGTGCTGCTGTCGATCATCTGGGGCGGCATCTTCTTCATGGCGGGCATGTCGTGGATCTGGATCGTCGGGCTCGGCGGCGCCTCCGTTGCCGGCGTGCTGGCGGCCTATACCTGGCTGCCGCACGTGACCTCGCGTATCGACCGGTTCCTGACCGGCGAGGGCGACAACATGCAGGTGGAGCTTGCCGCCAAGGCGATCCAGCGTGGCGGCCTGTTCGGGCAGGGTCCGGGCGAGGGCATCGTCAAGCGAAGGTTGCCGGACAGTCATACCGACTTCGTGTTTTCCGTGGCGGCCGAGGAGTTCGGCATCCTGTTCTGCCTGTTCATCGTCGCGATCTTCGCCTTCATCGTGTTGCGCGGGCTGATGCATGCCTATCGCGAGCGTGATGATTTCACCCGTTATGCCGTCGCCGGCCTCGTGCTGCAGTTCGGCATGCAGTCGATCATCAATATCGGCGTTGCGCTGCAGCTGATGCCGGCCAAGGGCATGACCCTGCCGCTGATTTCGGCTGGCGGCTCTTCGATGGTTGCGACCTGCGTCGGCGCCGGCTTCATCCTGGCACTCACCCGTCACCGGCCGGAAAAGCGGGCGCGGCAGGACCATTACTATGAACCCGGCAAGCCGCGCGGCGTCGCGGCGGAGTAG
- a CDS encoding cell division protein FtsQ/DivIB produces the protein MTEGGTVDPNGRAGVLPRPVRRAVRVAGGLATGRTPVPKHVGTAAALVFFLAVGANAIVVAGKGDVVTRAAFRLSGFYVEDIEISGNHETSEIAVLQNLGLENAYSLQGLDIQRARGELLNLPWVADADVRKVYPSTLKVSLTERVPYALWQQEDGRVLMIEHDGNVIGPINEPKFKRLPLVLGQGANFAVEGLGSLLSEWPELASRVRAYKRVDGRRWDLYLDNGVLVKLPEMGSDAAVARLKSLDESRSILERQVAAIDLRLDDRVAVQLTPEAMEQRTEAVEALQKTYKNKGRRL, from the coding sequence ATGACTGAAGGCGGTACCGTCGACCCGAATGGTCGCGCGGGCGTGCTGCCGCGTCCGGTCCGCCGGGCCGTTCGTGTCGCCGGCGGGCTGGCGACCGGTCGCACGCCTGTGCCGAAACATGTCGGCACTGCCGCGGCGCTGGTCTTCTTCCTCGCCGTCGGCGCCAACGCGATCGTCGTCGCGGGCAAGGGCGATGTCGTCACCCGCGCCGCCTTCCGTCTTTCCGGCTTCTATGTCGAGGACATCGAGATTTCCGGTAACCACGAGACGTCAGAGATTGCGGTGCTGCAGAACCTTGGCCTCGAGAACGCCTATTCGCTGCAGGGCCTCGATATCCAGCGCGCCCGTGGCGAACTTTTGAACCTGCCCTGGGTGGCCGATGCGGATGTCCGCAAGGTCTATCCGTCGACCCTCAAGGTCTCGCTGACCGAGCGCGTACCCTATGCGCTGTGGCAGCAGGAGGATGGCCGGGTGCTGATGATCGAGCATGACGGCAATGTCATCGGGCCGATCAACGAACCGAAATTCAAGCGTCTGCCGCTGGTGCTGGGGCAGGGGGCGAACTTCGCCGTCGAGGGCCTTGGCAGTCTCTTGTCGGAGTGGCCGGAACTTGCAAGCCGCGTGCGCGCCTACAAGCGCGTCGATGGCCGTCGCTGGGACCTCTACCTCGATAACGGCGTGTTGGTGAAGCTGCCGGAAATGGGCTCCGATGCGGCTGTCGCCCGGCTGAAGTCGCTCGACGAAAGCCGCTCGATCCTCGAGCGCCAGGTCGCCGCGATCGATCTTAGGCTCGATGACCGCGTCGCCGTGCAGCTCACGCCCGAGGCGATGGAGCAGCGCACCGAAGCGGTGGAAGCCCTGCAGAAGACCTACAAGAACAAGGGGAGGCGCCTGTGA
- the murD gene encoding UDP-N-acetylmuramoyl-L-alanine--D-glutamate ligase, with translation MIAVTVFSGQTVALFGLGGSGLVTARALAAGGADVVAFDDKPESCDAARAAGIAVTDLRTVDWSAFAALVLAPGVPLTHPKPHWTVEMAKAAGVEIIGDIELFARERRKTAPEAKLIAITGTNGKSTTTALIGHILDKAGRKAEVGGNIGRAVLDLSPLTSDRFYVVECSSYQIDLAPTLDADAGLLLNLTPDHLDRHGDMANYAAIKERLVMQAGVAVIGVDDDYCRAIAERLDAVHHRVVRISKDRATVDTGIAFNGGAIVAVDAAGADTVIADLSSHPVLRGAHNGQNAAAAIAACEAVGLTDAEIVTGLASFLGLAHRMQPIAKLNGVLFVNDSKATNADAAAPALASFSDIYWIAGGRAKAGGITSLAPFFPKIARAYLIGEAAPAFAETLDGKVETVLAGTLDAAVRAAADDAAAGGTAAPVVLLSPACASFDQFRSFEQRGDAFVSAVMALDGVKPLVKEEA, from the coding sequence GTGATCGCGGTCACCGTTTTTTCCGGTCAGACAGTAGCGCTCTTTGGCCTTGGCGGCTCGGGGCTGGTCACCGCCCGCGCGCTGGCCGCCGGCGGTGCGGATGTCGTCGCCTTTGACGACAAGCCGGAAAGCTGCGATGCGGCACGAGCCGCGGGCATTGCCGTCACCGATCTGCGCACCGTCGACTGGAGCGCGTTCGCAGCTCTCGTTCTCGCGCCCGGCGTGCCGCTTACCCACCCGAAGCCGCACTGGACGGTGGAGATGGCGAAGGCGGCCGGCGTCGAGATCATCGGCGATATCGAGCTCTTCGCCCGTGAACGCCGCAAGACGGCGCCGGAAGCCAAGCTGATCGCGATCACCGGGACCAACGGCAAGTCGACGACCACGGCGCTGATCGGCCATATCCTAGACAAGGCCGGACGCAAGGCCGAGGTCGGCGGCAATATCGGCCGTGCGGTGCTCGACCTTTCGCCGCTGACCTCTGATCGCTTCTATGTCGTCGAGTGCTCGTCCTACCAGATCGATCTCGCCCCGACGCTTGATGCGGATGCCGGATTGCTGCTGAACCTGACCCCTGATCATCTCGACCGCCATGGCGACATGGCAAACTATGCCGCCATCAAGGAGCGGCTGGTGATGCAGGCGGGCGTCGCGGTGATCGGCGTCGACGATGACTACTGCCGCGCCATCGCCGAAAGGCTTGATGCGGTGCATCACCGCGTCGTTCGTATTTCCAAGGACCGTGCGACGGTCGACACCGGCATCGCCTTCAACGGCGGCGCCATCGTTGCCGTTGACGCCGCCGGCGCGGATACCGTCATCGCCGATCTCTCCAGCCATCCCGTCCTTCGTGGCGCCCATAACGGCCAGAACGCCGCAGCCGCGATCGCCGCTTGCGAAGCTGTCGGGCTAACGGATGCCGAAATCGTCACGGGGCTGGCAAGCTTCCTTGGCCTTGCGCACCGCATGCAGCCGATCGCCAAGCTGAACGGCGTGCTCTTCGTCAACGATTCCAAGGCGACGAATGCCGATGCGGCGGCGCCGGCACTTGCGTCCTTCAGCGACATCTACTGGATCGCGGGCGGACGTGCCAAGGCGGGCGGGATCACCTCGCTTGCACCGTTCTTTCCGAAGATTGCCAGAGCCTATCTCATCGGCGAAGCGGCTCCGGCCTTTGCCGAGACGCTCGACGGCAAGGTCGAGACCGTGCTGGCCGGCACGCTCGACGCGGCGGTGCGCGCTGCTGCCGATGATGCCGCCGCGGGCGGGACCGCTGCACCGGTGGTGCTGCTGTCGCCCGCCTGCGCCAGCTTCGACCAGTTCAGGAGTTTCGAACAGCGCGGCGATGCCTTCGTCAGCGCGGTCATGGCACTCGACGGGGTGAAACCGCTTGTCAAGGAGGAGGCGTAA
- the murC gene encoding UDP-N-acetylmuramate--L-alanine ligase, whose protein sequence is MRMPDAIGVVHFVGIGGIGMSGIAEVLKNLGYEVQGSDQAESANVLRLREKGIAVSIGHAAENLGDAEVVVVSSAIKRTNPELVAAREKHLPVVRRAEMLAELMRFRDAIAIGGTHGKTTTTSMVASLLEAGGLDPTVINGGIINAYGTNARMGEGEWMVVEADESDGTFLKLPAEIAVVTNIDPEHLDHYGTFDGVRAAFRQFVENVPFYGCGVMCLDHPEVQALVGQIEDRRVVTYGENRQADVRFSNIRTEGTRTIFDVDIRRRRRPSVKLENLALPMPGRHNVSNATAAIAVADRLHISEDDIRKGLAAFSGVKRRFTLVGTWHDVQVFDDYGHHPVEIRSVLTAAREACKGRIIAVHQPHRYSRLESLFEDFTGCFNDADTVFIASVYAAGEDPRPGFDAESLVAGMRAAGHRDAQYLADESELAQKIASIAEPGDFVVMLGAGSITNWAQRLPGDLAKIS, encoded by the coding sequence ATGAGAATGCCAGACGCGATTGGTGTCGTTCATTTCGTCGGCATCGGCGGCATCGGCATGAGCGGCATTGCCGAGGTGCTGAAGAATCTCGGCTACGAGGTTCAGGGCTCCGACCAGGCCGAAAGCGCCAATGTGCTTCGTCTGCGTGAGAAGGGGATTGCTGTTTCCATCGGTCATGCGGCCGAAAATCTCGGTGACGCCGAGGTCGTCGTGGTGTCCTCCGCCATCAAGCGCACCAATCCCGAGCTCGTCGCCGCCCGCGAGAAGCACCTGCCTGTGGTTCGCCGGGCCGAAATGCTGGCCGAGTTGATGCGCTTTCGCGATGCCATCGCCATTGGCGGTACCCACGGCAAGACGACGACCACCTCGATGGTCGCTTCGCTTCTCGAAGCCGGCGGACTGGACCCGACTGTCATCAATGGCGGCATCATCAATGCCTACGGCACCAATGCCCGCATGGGCGAGGGCGAGTGGATGGTGGTTGAGGCTGACGAATCCGACGGCACCTTCCTGAAGCTCCCCGCCGAAATCGCGGTCGTCACCAATATCGACCCCGAGCATCTCGACCACTACGGTACATTCGACGGCGTGCGCGCGGCCTTCCGCCAGTTCGTCGAGAACGTGCCGTTCTACGGCTGCGGCGTGATGTGTCTCGACCATCCCGAAGTGCAGGCGCTCGTCGGTCAGATCGAGGACCGCCGCGTCGTTACCTATGGCGAGAACCGGCAGGCCGACGTTCGCTTTTCCAACATCCGCACCGAAGGCACGCGCACGATTTTCGACGTCGATATCCGCCGTCGCCGCCGCCCTTCGGTGAAGCTCGAAAACCTCGCTCTGCCGATGCCCGGCCGGCACAATGTATCGAATGCCACGGCGGCGATCGCCGTTGCCGATCGGCTGCATATTTCCGAGGACGATATCCGCAAGGGGCTCGCCGCCTTCAGTGGCGTCAAGCGCCGGTTTACCCTGGTCGGCACATGGCATGACGTTCAGGTTTTTGACGACTACGGACACCACCCGGTCGAGATCCGCTCGGTGCTGACAGCGGCGCGGGAGGCCTGCAAGGGTCGCATCATCGCCGTTCACCAGCCGCACCGATATTCGCGTCTCGAAAGCCTGTTCGAGGATTTCACCGGCTGCTTCAACGATGCCGATACCGTCTTCATCGCGTCTGTTTATGCGGCCGGCGAAGACCCGCGTCCGGGCTTCGACGCCGAATCGCTCGTCGCCGGAATGCGCGCTGCGGGTCATCGTGACGCGCAATATCTCGCCGACGAATCGGAGCTTGCCCAAAAGATCGCAAGCATCGCCGAACCGGGCGATTTTGTGGTCATGCTCGGCGCCGGCAGCATCACCAACTGGGCGCAACGCCTGCCGGGTGATCTGGCGAAGATCTCCTGA
- a CDS encoding D-alanine--D-alanine ligase produces MSSGHVAVLMGGFSSERPVSLASGNACADALEAEGYRVSRIDVTREVATVLSEVRPDIVFNALHGPFGEDGTVQGILEYLEIPYTHSGVLASALAMNKAQAKRVAAACGIPVAESLLTKRADIGSDHPMAPPYVLKPVNEGSSFGVLIVDEGQSGPPQSVASTEWHFGEILMVERFIKGREFTCGVIDGRPLCVTEIVPVGQKFYDFDAKYRPGGSRHILPADLKPNIYQKIQSLAVEAHQAIGCRGVSRSDFRFDETLGEEGIIWLEVNTQPGMTPTSLVPEMAADAGYSFGAFLRWMVEDASCLR; encoded by the coding sequence ATGAGCTCCGGACATGTAGCTGTATTGATGGGCGGATTCTCCTCGGAGCGCCCGGTAAGCCTTGCCTCAGGCAATGCCTGCGCCGATGCGCTCGAAGCCGAGGGCTACCGTGTCAGCCGCATCGACGTCACCCGCGAGGTTGCGACGGTTCTCTCCGAGGTCCGGCCCGACATCGTCTTCAATGCGCTGCATGGCCCTTTCGGTGAGGACGGGACGGTTCAGGGCATCCTCGAATATCTCGAAATTCCCTATACGCATTCCGGCGTTCTGGCTTCCGCGCTGGCGATGAACAAGGCGCAGGCCAAGCGCGTTGCCGCTGCCTGCGGCATTCCCGTCGCCGAAAGCCTGCTGACGAAGCGCGCCGATATCGGCAGCGATCATCCGATGGCGCCACCCTATGTGCTGAAGCCGGTCAACGAGGGCTCGTCCTTCGGCGTGCTGATCGTCGATGAGGGTCAGAGCGGTCCGCCGCAGTCAGTCGCTTCGACGGAATGGCATTTCGGCGAAATCCTGATGGTCGAGCGGTTCATCAAGGGGCGCGAGTTTACCTGCGGCGTGATCGATGGTCGGCCGCTCTGCGTCACCGAGATCGTTCCCGTTGGTCAGAAATTCTACGATTTCGACGCAAAATATCGTCCGGGCGGCTCAAGACACATCCTTCCTGCCGATCTTAAACCGAATATTTACCAAAAGATTCAATCATTGGCAGTTGAGGCGCATCAGGCAATCGGTTGCCGCGGCGTCAGCCGGTCGGATTTCCGGTTTGACGAAACGCTCGGCGAAGAAGGGATTATCTGGCTGGAAGTGAATACCCAGCCCGGCATGACCCCGACATCGCTGGTTCCCGAAATGGCGGCCGATGCAGGTTACAGTTTTGGCGCTTTTCTCCGTTGGATGGTGGAGGATGCTTCGTGTTTGCGGTGA